From a single Paenibacillus sp. FSL R5-0345 genomic region:
- a CDS encoding DMT family transporter has translation MNSYVLLATAIIFEVFGSSMLKVSNGFKKLLPSIGVILGMGFAFYSLSLALKTIPLGTAYAIWSGVGTALTALIGVLIYKESFNRKKLLGLLLIIGGVIIMKLSGGAH, from the coding sequence TTGAATTCATATGTATTATTGGCAACAGCGATTATCTTTGAGGTATTTGGCAGTTCAATGCTAAAAGTATCTAACGGGTTTAAAAAGCTATTACCTTCCATTGGAGTGATCCTTGGGATGGGTTTTGCCTTTTATAGTCTTTCTTTAGCACTTAAAACAATTCCATTAGGGACGGCTTATGCGATTTGGTCAGGGGTGGGTACAGCATTGACAGCCTTAATAGGTGTACTCATTTATAAAGAGAGCTTTAACCGTAAGAAGTTATTAGGTCTGCTGCTCATTATTGGTGGGGTAATTATTATGAAGCTCTCTGGTGGGGCTCATTAG
- a CDS encoding NUDIX hydrolase produces MYSMIREAKEESGIDIEINKFCGVFKNVDRSICATLFLGKAIGGEPATSSESLDVGFFSIEQAMDMLTWKNLRLRLEYCLNDDAQPFYVELRGTEVEKIIITHLS; encoded by the coding sequence TTGTATTCAATGATCAGGGAGGCCAAAGAAGAATCGGGTATTGATATAGAGATTAATAAGTTCTGCGGCGTCTTTAAAAATGTAGATCGATCTATTTGCGCTACATTATTTCTGGGTAAAGCTATCGGTGGTGAGCCTGCTACTAGTTCCGAAAGCTTGGATGTGGGTTTTTTTTCAATAGAACAAGCGATGGATATGCTCACATGGAAAAACCTCAGATTGCGGCTAGAGTATTGTTTAAATGATGATGCGCAGCCGTTTTACGTAGAATTACGGGGCACAGAAGTTGAAAAAATTATTATTACACATCTGAGTTAA
- a CDS encoding ABC-F family ATP-binding cassette domain-containing protein produces MSILNVEGLSHGFGDRAIFKDVSFRLLKGEHIGLFGANGEGKSTFMNIVTGKLQPDEGKVEWSKRVRVGYLDQHAVLTKGMTIQDVLRGAFQYLFDLEQEMNDMYGRMGDVSPEELEKLLEEVGTIQDTLTNQDFYMIDAKIQETARGLGITDIGLDRDVADLSGGQRTKILLAKLLLEKPDILLLDEPTNYLDEQHIEWLRRYLQEYDNAFILISHDMPFLNSVINLIYHMENQKLTRYVGDYEQFQQVYEMRKQQLESAYNRQKQEIAELKDFVARNKASVATRNMAMSRQKKLDKMEIIEIAKEKPKPQFNFKEGKTAGKMIFEAKELVIGYDTPLSRPLNLLMERGQKIALVGANGIGKTTLLRSILGEIQALSGSVERGYHQEIGYFEQEMKEGNYKTCIEEIWDTFPSLSQFEVRAALAKCGLTTKHIESKIAVLSGGEKAKVRLCKLINSETNIIVLDEPTNHLDIDAKDELKRALKAYKGSILMISHEPDFYQDIVTDIWNCEDWTTKVF; encoded by the coding sequence ATGAGCATATTAAATGTAGAAGGATTAAGTCATGGCTTTGGAGATCGTGCGATCTTCAAGGATGTTTCATTCCGTCTTCTAAAAGGCGAGCATATCGGATTATTCGGCGCTAACGGCGAAGGTAAATCCACTTTTATGAATATTGTTACAGGCAAGCTACAGCCAGATGAAGGTAAAGTGGAATGGTCCAAACGGGTGCGTGTTGGCTACCTTGATCAGCATGCAGTGTTGACCAAAGGCATGACCATTCAAGATGTACTCAGAGGCGCTTTTCAATACCTCTTTGATCTTGAGCAAGAGATGAATGATATGTACGGCAGAATGGGTGACGTGTCGCCTGAAGAGCTGGAAAAGCTGCTTGAAGAAGTGGGTACGATTCAAGATACACTTACAAACCAAGATTTCTACATGATCGATGCGAAGATTCAAGAAACAGCGCGCGGTCTAGGAATCACAGATATTGGATTGGATCGTGACGTAGCTGATCTTAGTGGTGGCCAGCGTACCAAAATCCTGCTTGCGAAGCTGTTGCTTGAAAAACCAGATATTTTGCTCCTAGATGAGCCTACGAACTATCTGGATGAGCAGCATATTGAATGGCTGAGACGTTATCTGCAAGAGTATGATAATGCATTTATTCTGATCTCACATGATATGCCTTTCTTGAACAGCGTTATCAACCTGATCTACCATATGGAAAATCAAAAGCTAACCCGTTATGTGGGTGATTATGAGCAATTCCAACAGGTCTACGAAATGAGAAAGCAACAGCTTGAATCTGCTTATAACCGTCAGAAACAAGAAATTGCAGAGCTGAAAGACTTCGTTGCGCGTAACAAAGCCAGCGTTGCTACTCGTAACATGGCGATGTCCAGACAGAAGAAGCTCGACAAGATGGAAATTATCGAGATTGCAAAAGAGAAGCCAAAACCACAGTTTAACTTTAAAGAAGGGAAAACTGCGGGCAAGATGATTTTCGAAGCTAAAGAATTGGTTATCGGATATGACACACCGTTGTCCAGACCCCTGAATTTGTTGATGGAGCGTGGACAAAAAATCGCGTTGGTCGGTGCGAACGGGATCGGTAAAACCACCTTGCTTCGCAGCATCTTAGGCGAAATCCAAGCATTGTCAGGTTCGGTAGAACGTGGATACCATCAAGAGATTGGATACTTTGAGCAAGAAATGAAAGAAGGCAATTACAAGACTTGTATCGAGGAGATCTGGGATACATTCCCATCCCTGTCACAGTTCGAAGTACGTGCTGCCCTTGCCAAATGCGGACTTACTACGAAACATATCGAAAGTAAGATTGCAGTTCTAAGTGGTGGAGAAAAAGCAAAAGTGCGTCTATGTAAGCTCATCAACAGTGAGACTAACATTATCGTACTGGATGAGCCGACAAACCACTTGGATATCGATGCTAAAGATGAGCTGAAACGCGCGCTGAAAGCATACAAAGGAAGCATTCTCATGATCTCTCACGAACCGGATTTTTATCAAGACATCGTGACCGATATCTGGAATTGCGAAGATTGGACAACAAAAGTATTCTAA
- a CDS encoding GNAT family N-acetyltransferase, with amino-acid sequence MNIRRIQMKDNYAIELIIRECLMEFGGNRAGLAWEDDSLHHLYQYYTNDENRAYWIVEEEGTVLGGCGIAPFGKEEDICELQKMYLTSTTRGTGVATELLNIALDFAKLHYNKCYLETLQNMQGANRFYTKSGFERINEPLAGSEHFACDAWYIKDLTR; translated from the coding sequence ATGAACATCAGACGAATACAAATGAAGGATAATTATGCTATCGAACTAATTATTAGGGAGTGCCTAATGGAGTTCGGAGGGAATAGAGCAGGTTTAGCGTGGGAAGATGACAGCTTGCATCATTTATATCAGTACTATACTAATGATGAGAATCGAGCATACTGGATTGTTGAGGAGGAAGGAACTGTGTTAGGAGGTTGCGGAATTGCACCTTTCGGGAAGGAAGAGGACATATGTGAATTACAAAAAATGTATTTAACTTCTACTACTAGAGGTACTGGAGTAGCCACCGAACTATTGAATATCGCACTGGATTTTGCCAAACTTCATTACAACAAATGTTATCTGGAGACGTTGCAGAATATGCAGGGAGCTAACCGCTTTTATACAAAAAGCGGATTTGAACGTATAAACGAGCCACTTGCAGGTTCGGAGCATTTTGCTTGTGATGCTTGGTATATAAAAGACTTAACTCGATAG
- a CDS encoding vWA domain-containing protein, protein MAKKTTPENPALKNFNEACSLIADHPIFAPLSVRASIIHNENSPYPENGWAIVTNNGYIYTHPKRRGEVAEWMYVLAHCFLHLGLGHLKIKENQVAWNVACDVYIAKFLNDLKFGKVPADMESRINLTIKDEQQLYEQFMIKGIPDNSRYFGTAGVSKLDMNVRDTTKRYWGKAPDWEAYLAYGLSNAVTNAVSVAGGHANTISDPALSLTAPQRAKRWFMDRYPLLGALAAGFEIIEDPAICRRLDISIAAIDVVDRKIFMNPAAGLNDEECIFVMAHELLHAGLQHHERCLGRDHYLWNVACDYVINLWLIEMSVGEYPRIGLLLDPELKGLSAETIYDRMVGDIRTYKKLATLRGNGLGDILDNGSSSFWDVREGQTLDDFCKNAMQQGLMYHEEQSRGLLPSGLVEEIRALGQPPIKWDVELARWFDHYFSPLEKTRSYSRISRRQSSTPDIPRPQWVHSGAADDGRTFGVILDTSGSMDKKLLAKALGAISSYAQARDVPFARIIFCDACPYDAGFMPPEAIADRVQVKGRGGTILQPAIDLIQQAEDFPKKGPLLIITDGYCDKLTIKRDHAYILPKGNDLPFSPKGPVFRIN, encoded by the coding sequence ATGGCTAAAAAGACAACTCCAGAAAACCCCGCTTTGAAAAATTTTAATGAGGCATGTTCGTTAATCGCGGATCATCCTATTTTTGCACCGTTATCTGTTCGAGCTTCGATTATCCATAATGAAAATAGTCCCTATCCTGAAAACGGCTGGGCAATTGTCACTAATAACGGTTATATTTACACTCATCCTAAACGGCGTGGTGAGGTTGCTGAATGGATGTACGTTTTGGCACATTGTTTTCTTCATTTAGGACTTGGGCATTTAAAGATTAAAGAGAATCAAGTGGCGTGGAACGTTGCATGTGATGTGTACATAGCAAAGTTTTTAAATGACTTGAAGTTTGGGAAAGTACCCGCAGATATGGAGTCGCGAATTAATCTTACAATTAAAGATGAACAACAGCTTTACGAGCAATTTATGATAAAAGGAATTCCGGACAACTCCAGATATTTTGGCACTGCGGGTGTTTCAAAGCTGGACATGAATGTTCGAGATACCACCAAAAGATACTGGGGAAAAGCACCAGATTGGGAAGCCTATCTTGCTTATGGGTTATCGAATGCTGTGACGAATGCAGTAAGTGTTGCTGGAGGACACGCTAATACTATTAGTGACCCTGCACTTTCATTAACAGCTCCACAACGTGCAAAACGATGGTTCATGGACAGATATCCTTTATTAGGTGCGCTTGCCGCCGGCTTTGAGATTATAGAAGATCCAGCGATATGTCGGCGATTAGATATTTCCATAGCTGCCATTGACGTTGTTGATCGCAAAATATTTATGAACCCTGCAGCCGGACTAAACGATGAGGAGTGTATTTTCGTGATGGCGCATGAGCTTCTGCATGCGGGGCTTCAGCATCACGAGCGATGTCTTGGTCGAGATCATTATCTTTGGAATGTGGCTTGTGACTACGTAATAAATCTTTGGCTAATAGAAATGAGTGTAGGGGAGTATCCGCGAATTGGACTCTTATTAGATCCTGAGCTTAAAGGTTTATCTGCTGAAACGATTTATGATCGTATGGTCGGAGATATCCGCACTTATAAGAAACTGGCAACCTTGAGAGGCAACGGACTCGGTGATATTTTAGATAACGGTTCATCTAGTTTTTGGGATGTGAGAGAAGGACAAACGCTTGATGATTTTTGTAAGAATGCTATGCAACAAGGACTTATGTATCATGAAGAGCAAAGCCGCGGTCTTTTGCCATCAGGACTAGTTGAAGAGATTAGAGCGCTGGGCCAGCCACCTATTAAATGGGATGTAGAGCTTGCTCGTTGGTTTGATCATTATTTCTCACCGCTTGAGAAGACCAGATCTTATTCACGAATTAGCAGACGTCAATCTTCTACGCCTGATATCCCTCGACCACAGTGGGTTCATAGCGGCGCTGCAGATGATGGCCGTACTTTTGGAGTTATTTTAGATACCTCAGGCTCAATGGATAAAAAGCTTCTGGCCAAAGCATTAGGGGCCATTTCAAGTTATGCGCAGGCTCGTGATGTTCCTTTTGCACGGATTATATTTTGTGATGCTTGTCCTTATGATGCAGGTTTCATGCCCCCCGAGGCTATCGCAGATCGAGTACAAGTGAAGGGAAGAGGGGGAACGATCTTACAACCAGCTATTGATTTGATTCAACAAGCTGAGGATTTTCCGAAAAAAGGACCGCTTCTAATTATTACAGATGGTTATTGTGACAAGCTGACCATTAAAAGAGACCATGCTTATATTTTGCCAAAGGGAAATGACTTACCTTTCTCACCCAAAGGACCTGTATTCAGAATTAACTAA
- a CDS encoding ribonuclease J, producing MKASAKQLWIAALGGVNEIGKNMYLLQYADDIVVIDCGSKFPDESLLGIDLIIPDVTYLLSNLDKVRALVVTHGHEDHIGGIPYLLKQLNLPIYASRLTLGLIENKLREHGLLRQTKLHVIDSDSTLKLGAFTITFFNTNHSIPDCLGVVFDTPEGTVVHTGDFKFDMTPVNKQYPDIHKMADIGKNGVRFLLSESTNAERPGFTPSEKLVGAHIEEAFMKADRRIFVSTFASNVHRLQQIIEAAHLTDRRLTLLGRSMVNVVRVAQELGYLSIPDNMLIEPTEAAKLPPEQVTVLCTGSQGEPMAALSRLANASHRQMEIQAGDTVLIAANPIPGNERNVSRIVDNLYVLGAKVIYGSRSELHVSGHASQEELKLMLTLMKPEYFIPIHGEYRMLHHHSLLAEAVGVNPDNIFILKNGDLVESSSGVVRQSGKVTAGQILVDGLGIGDIGNVVLRDRRQLSADGILITVITLSQTDGRLLNEPDTISRGFIYVRNSESLMEEINQLVTSTLQKMSEPDLGQWNIIKQTIKETLSRFLYEKTKRRPMILPIIIEV from the coding sequence ATGAAAGCGTCAGCAAAGCAGCTCTGGATAGCAGCATTAGGCGGTGTGAATGAAATTGGTAAGAATATGTATTTGCTGCAATATGCTGATGATATTGTTGTCATTGATTGCGGCTCTAAATTTCCGGACGAGAGTCTACTGGGAATTGACCTCATTATTCCTGATGTTACGTATTTATTAAGCAATCTTGATAAGGTTCGAGCATTAGTAGTTACACATGGACATGAGGATCATATTGGAGGAATTCCGTATCTGCTCAAACAATTAAATCTTCCGATTTATGCATCCCGGTTAACCTTAGGCCTAATTGAAAATAAACTGAGGGAACATGGATTATTACGTCAAACCAAGCTTCATGTCATTGATTCTGACTCCACTTTAAAGCTAGGTGCGTTTACTATAACGTTTTTTAATACCAATCATAGTATTCCGGATTGCCTTGGTGTTGTGTTCGATACCCCAGAAGGGACCGTTGTTCATACAGGGGATTTCAAATTTGACATGACCCCTGTGAATAAGCAGTATCCCGATATACATAAAATGGCCGACATCGGGAAGAACGGTGTAAGATTTCTTCTATCTGAGAGTACCAATGCAGAACGCCCGGGTTTCACTCCCTCCGAGAAGCTCGTAGGCGCTCATATAGAAGAAGCATTCATGAAAGCAGATCGCAGAATTTTTGTCTCTACCTTTGCTTCAAATGTACACCGTCTACAACAGATCATTGAGGCTGCTCATCTAACAGACCGTAGATTAACCTTACTTGGCAGAAGTATGGTGAATGTGGTCCGGGTTGCCCAAGAACTCGGATACCTGAGCATTCCCGATAACATGCTGATTGAGCCTACAGAAGCTGCCAAACTCCCCCCGGAGCAAGTAACTGTATTATGTACAGGCAGTCAAGGTGAGCCCATGGCCGCGTTATCGCGACTGGCTAATGCAAGTCATAGGCAGATGGAAATCCAGGCTGGAGATACTGTTCTGATTGCAGCTAATCCCATTCCCGGGAATGAACGCAATGTATCTAGAATTGTCGATAATTTATATGTACTTGGTGCTAAAGTCATCTATGGATCACGCAGCGAGCTTCACGTGTCTGGGCATGCAAGCCAAGAAGAGCTTAAATTAATGTTAACCTTAATGAAACCTGAATATTTCATACCGATTCATGGTGAATACCGTATGCTTCATCATCACAGCTTGTTGGCGGAGGCAGTTGGTGTTAACCCCGATAATATCTTTATTCTAAAGAATGGTGACCTCGTCGAGTCTTCGTCAGGTGTTGTCCGTCAATCGGGCAAAGTGACTGCTGGACAGATCCTAGTGGATGGCCTTGGCATTGGGGATATCGGGAATGTCGTGCTTCGTGATCGTCGCCAGCTATCGGCAGACGGGATTTTGATTACAGTAATTACTCTAAGTCAAACAGATGGACGTCTATTAAACGAACCGGATACTATCTCCAGAGGGTTCATCTATGTCCGAAACTCAGAATCTTTAATGGAGGAAATTAACCAGCTTGTAACTTCTACCCTTCAAAAGATGAGTGAGCCTGATCTAGGGCAATGGAATATCATCAAACAGACTATTAAGGAGACCCTGAGTAGATTCCTGTACGAAAAAACGAAACGACGTCCGATGATTCTCCCCATCATTATTGAGGTGTAG
- a CDS encoding AAA family ATPase — MNKLVFFLGPAGAGKTTLAKAIASARKVPFFDMDILLRPAADAIMTLHGLDPSDRDSAEYKRLCRDLGYRITMDAALDNIGLDVDAFVVGPFTQEAANPDWISSELSRIGRSLQDVEVKVVLVELANEELYRRRIQDRQSPLDEWKFQHWDEFRKSFGNRSVKWPLPSSNVKVIDNSNPDITKTVAVVEHFIYD; from the coding sequence ATGAACAAACTTGTATTTTTTCTGGGACCCGCCGGGGCAGGCAAAACGACATTAGCTAAAGCGATCGCTTCAGCGCGTAAAGTCCCATTTTTTGATATGGATATTCTTTTACGGCCAGCGGCTGACGCGATCATGACCTTACACGGATTAGACCCATCGGACAGAGACTCTGCCGAGTACAAACGCTTATGCCGAGATTTGGGTTACCGGATTACGATGGACGCGGCGCTAGATAATATTGGTCTAGATGTGGATGCATTTGTGGTTGGACCCTTTACTCAAGAGGCTGCCAACCCTGACTGGATCAGCAGTGAATTATCTCGAATCGGACGTTCTCTGCAAGATGTTGAGGTGAAGGTTGTGTTGGTCGAATTAGCCAATGAGGAATTGTACCGGAGACGAATTCAAGATAGACAATCACCATTAGATGAATGGAAGTTCCAGCATTGGGATGAATTTCGCAAATCATTTGGAAATCGTAGTGTGAAGTGGCCGCTTCCAAGTTCTAATGTGAAGGTGATCGACAATTCTAATCCTGACATAACGAAGACTGTGGCTGTGGTGGAGCATTTTATCTACGACTAG
- a CDS encoding DMT family transporter, translating into MKRNVGYIALGIAIASEVVGTTMLKMSEGFTQLLPSIGVIIGFIIAFYSLSISLRELPLSLAYAIWSGVGTVLTALVGMVVWGDPFGILTFAGIVLIVGGVVLLNAPSADQERAR; encoded by the coding sequence ATGAAAAGAAATGTTGGATATATAGCTCTAGGTATAGCGATTGCTAGCGAAGTCGTAGGCACTACTATGCTGAAAATGTCGGAAGGATTCACGCAATTACTCCCATCAATAGGGGTTATTATTGGTTTTATAATCGCTTTTTATAGTTTATCTATAAGCCTTAGAGAATTACCGTTAAGCTTAGCATATGCGATCTGGTCGGGTGTAGGTACAGTTCTAACCGCACTTGTGGGTATGGTTGTATGGGGAGATCCATTTGGTATTCTTACGTTTGCCGGAATAGTATTAATAGTAGGCGGGGTAGTATTATTAAACGCACCTTCTGCAGATCAAGAGAGAGCTCGTTAA
- a CDS encoding TetR/AcrR family transcriptional regulator — protein MNSNSKRKAILLAASAVVKNNGVEKLTLEAVAKEAGVSKGGLLHHFPNKEALIMGMVEELTNDFFTNVQERAMSATVEKGKWSRAFAEAIDEDLKEGKEIGTALSAALFTNPDILSKFQNQYAMWQKNIENDGIDPVRSTIVRLAADGLWYSEMFGLGVLEDELRTKVIQDLINMTK, from the coding sequence GTGAACAGTAATTCTAAACGGAAAGCTATTCTTCTGGCTGCTTCCGCGGTTGTTAAAAATAATGGCGTGGAGAAGCTGACGCTTGAAGCTGTTGCTAAAGAGGCTGGTGTCAGTAAAGGCGGACTGCTGCACCATTTTCCAAATAAAGAGGCTTTGATCATGGGGATGGTGGAAGAGTTAACGAACGATTTTTTTACTAATGTTCAAGAAAGGGCAATGAGCGCAACCGTTGAGAAAGGAAAGTGGAGTCGGGCTTTTGCTGAAGCTATTGATGAAGATCTTAAAGAAGGCAAAGAGATCGGTACCGCACTTTCGGCTGCTCTTTTTACCAATCCGGATATTCTTAGTAAATTTCAAAATCAATATGCAATGTGGCAAAAAAATATAGAGAACGACGGCATTGATCCTGTCCGTTCTACTATCGTTAGGTTGGCTGCAGACGGGTTATGGTATTCTGAGATGTTCGGATTAGGTGTGTTAGAAGATGAATTACGGACTAAAGTCATTCAAGATTTAATAAATATGACGAAGTAA
- a CDS encoding phosphotransferase, protein MLENKMDQLNICVQRFFGEQRVELISFSCEDLNYQTPNFTTSGIFSIHGLAIVNQEQVPWSIILKIIKSDSVEKEDPAHHNYWRREALVFESKILDELPGSIQAPKCYLVEEQAEGTIWLWLERIDGEYARTEQQFDFIAERLGQFNGAYLTGKKIPDEDWICRGWLKSWTTSSRMYAPNLDTYINHLHRDKALNIWTWFNSFTNQIESNLNALNSLPRVLAHQDLSQMNMLLNQGEMEEKRLVLIDWQFMSISGIGEDLGKMFGVNMSLGVIPVHRYEEYKESLFHAYIKGLKDTGWYGDERLARYGYCLSTALRSIWEVPQYISLNAQLQSDPLNTSLQERVIRLEQIIIIHQKMALEADALKLCIT, encoded by the coding sequence GTGTTAGAGAATAAAATGGATCAGCTTAACATTTGTGTTCAACGATTTTTTGGAGAACAAAGAGTAGAATTAATCAGTTTCTCTTGCGAAGATTTAAATTATCAAACGCCTAACTTTACTACATCAGGTATCTTTTCTATTCACGGTCTGGCAATAGTTAATCAAGAGCAGGTTCCATGGTCAATCATATTAAAAATCATCAAGTCGGATAGTGTAGAAAAAGAGGATCCAGCCCATCACAATTACTGGCGCCGCGAAGCGCTAGTCTTTGAATCTAAGATTCTGGATGAGCTTCCCGGCTCTATCCAAGCCCCAAAGTGTTATCTTGTTGAAGAGCAAGCAGAAGGGACCATATGGTTATGGTTGGAGCGAATAGACGGGGAATATGCACGTACGGAGCAGCAGTTTGATTTTATCGCTGAGCGGTTAGGTCAATTCAATGGAGCTTATCTTACCGGAAAGAAAATACCTGATGAGGATTGGATATGCAGGGGCTGGCTAAAATCGTGGACTACATCTAGTAGAATGTATGCGCCTAATCTGGATACTTACATAAATCATTTACACAGAGATAAAGCGCTAAACATTTGGACATGGTTCAACAGCTTTACTAATCAGATAGAAAGTAACTTGAATGCTCTCAATAGCTTGCCGCGAGTACTTGCCCATCAGGACCTCAGTCAGATGAATATGCTGCTGAATCAGGGTGAAATGGAAGAGAAACGTTTAGTTCTGATTGACTGGCAATTCATGAGCATATCCGGCATTGGTGAAGACCTTGGCAAAATGTTTGGCGTAAATATGAGCTTAGGAGTCATTCCTGTTCACCGTTACGAGGAATACAAAGAGTCCTTGTTCCATGCCTACATCAAAGGATTAAAGGATACGGGCTGGTATGGGGATGAGCGTCTTGCTCGATATGGCTACTGTTTAAGCACTGCTTTACGTAGTATCTGGGAAGTACCTCAATACATTTCTCTGAATGCTCAGCTACAATCTGACCCGTTAAACACTAGTCTTCAGGAGCGGGTTATTCGTTTGGAGCAAATTATTATTATTCATCAAAAAATGGCGCTAGAAGCTGACGCATTAAAATTATGTATAACATAG
- a CDS encoding acyltransferase family protein, whose protein sequence is MPGIDGLRALSVLAVIAYHLNLNWAEGGLLGVGIFFVISGYLITDQIISQWERHRRLNLVDFWVRRARRLLPAMAVMLFVVAIWLLIIEPSRLFGLKGDFMSSLFYFNNWWLIFHNVSYFESFGPPSPIGHLWSLSIEGQFYILWPLVLIIVMKIARRRGKLIAWIMACAAVSALAMALIYVPGTDPSRVYYGTDTRLFALLIGAALAVAWPSQKLNDNVSEPARCALDIVGGLGLILLLVLFNQVNEFDDLLYRGGFLVISLIAAVVIAVLAHPASRLGSIVGCKPLRWIGLRSYSLYIWHFPVIILSSPNVSTEESSMLRIIIQVTVSFLLAALSYKYVEEPIRRGSLKETWKNISVKRRGGLRPGFLMAIIAVILIPIACKGYLLNAGSDTSAIELADLQYEQQQLQQQEQRLQQQEQRLQQQEQQDMGRKNDPADHKAIDENVTDKPSIPALATATTEPEVKKADTKVGTTNTEIAKPESEVKKSVPEEKKPVAEKSQAGTDVTAIGDSVILDAAPYLSEELPGIFIEGKIGRQMAKAQEVVDQLKAQGRLGKKVIIELGTNGSFSSKQLRNLLDSLSDAEQIFLVNTRVPRKWENNVNHNISKVSSEYSNTTVVDWYSASEGKDDYFYQDGVHLKPEGSKCYASLLAKALESKN, encoded by the coding sequence GTGCCAGGAATTGATGGTCTAAGGGCTTTATCAGTACTCGCTGTAATCGCATATCATTTGAATCTGAATTGGGCTGAGGGTGGACTTCTCGGCGTTGGAATATTTTTTGTAATCTCCGGATATCTCATTACTGACCAAATCATTAGCCAGTGGGAGCGGCACCGAAGGCTGAACCTTGTAGACTTTTGGGTTCGTAGGGCGCGGAGGCTGTTGCCTGCGATGGCCGTTATGCTTTTTGTGGTTGCCATATGGCTTTTAATTATAGAACCATCAAGATTGTTTGGGCTCAAGGGTGACTTTATGTCTTCCTTATTTTATTTCAATAACTGGTGGCTAATATTTCATAATGTTTCCTATTTTGAAAGCTTTGGCCCACCATCTCCTATCGGACATTTATGGTCGCTTTCTATTGAAGGACAGTTTTATATTCTATGGCCATTAGTTCTCATCATCGTGATGAAAATCGCTCGTCGGCGAGGTAAGCTTATTGCATGGATTATGGCTTGCGCAGCAGTCTCGGCATTAGCAATGGCATTGATCTACGTACCGGGGACTGACCCAAGTAGAGTGTATTATGGAACGGATACCCGCTTATTTGCGCTTCTCATTGGAGCAGCACTTGCAGTTGCTTGGCCAAGTCAGAAACTTAATGATAACGTCTCAGAACCGGCTCGGTGTGCGCTTGATATTGTAGGGGGATTAGGACTCATTCTATTGTTGGTACTTTTTAATCAGGTTAATGAGTTCGATGATTTACTTTACCGTGGTGGGTTTTTAGTGATTTCTTTGATTGCAGCTGTAGTTATTGCCGTTCTAGCTCATCCTGCTAGCCGTCTGGGATCGATCGTAGGCTGTAAACCTTTGCGTTGGATCGGGCTGCGATCATATAGCTTGTACATATGGCATTTTCCAGTCATTATCCTTAGCAGTCCGAATGTGAGTACTGAAGAAAGCAGCATGCTTCGGATCATCATTCAGGTAACAGTAAGTTTTCTTCTAGCTGCATTGTCATATAAGTATGTGGAGGAGCCCATTCGTCGAGGTTCACTTAAAGAAACATGGAAGAACATCAGTGTAAAACGAAGGGGTGGTCTTCGTCCAGGCTTCTTAATGGCTATTATTGCTGTGATTCTTATCCCAATCGCATGCAAAGGTTATTTGTTAAACGCTGGATCGGATACGTCTGCGATCGAATTGGCAGATTTGCAGTATGAACAACAACAACTGCAGCAGCAAGAACAACGACTGCAGCAGCAAGAACAACGACTGCAGCAGCAAGAACAACAAGATATGGGAAGAAAGAATGATCCCGCAGATCATAAAGCGATAGACGAAAATGTAACTGATAAACCATCAATACCAGCCTTGGCAACAGCTACAACTGAACCTGAAGTGAAAAAAGCTGATACCAAGGTGGGAACTACAAATACAGAAATAGCAAAGCCTGAATCAGAAGTGAAAAAATCTGTTCCTGAAGAAAAGAAACCCGTGGCTGAGAAGAGTCAAGCTGGAACGGATGTTACGGCCATTGGAGATTCTGTCATTTTGGATGCAGCACCATACCTTTCAGAGGAATTACCTGGCATTTTCATCGAGGGAAAGATCGGTCGGCAGATGGCTAAAGCTCAGGAGGTAGTGGATCAGCTTAAAGCTCAAGGCCGGCTGGGTAAAAAGGTTATTATCGAGCTTGGGACTAACGGATCCTTTAGTTCAAAGCAATTACGTAATTTACTGGATTCATTAAGTGATGCAGAGCAGATTTTTTTGGTCAATACACGGGTCCCAAGAAAATGGGAGAATAATGTGAATCACAATATTTCAAAAGTTTCCAGTGAATATAGTAATACGACCGTAGTAGACTGGTACTCTGCAAGTGAAGGAAAAGACGATTATTTCTACCAAGATGGTGTACATCTTAAACCAGAGGGCTCCAAGTGTTACGCCTCACTTCTTGCGAAAGCCTTGGAAAGTAAGAATTAA